A part of Aspergillus flavus chromosome 5, complete sequence genomic DNA contains:
- a CDS encoding fungal-specific transcription factor, translating into MPLKAVDEGKRRSRTRSKIALACNSCREKKIRCDGTKPICGPCVRRSYRNDQCVYNPENSRSTSRDEYLHALHQRIKDLEDICSRAGVVVHNPSTPQSGLPLDSTGHGETPPQGASLSSAPRHSEHESMGQNPTPVTSNTRLAPACILPGTQGEHDNSHTRSAEEDATDIYESPLFDEGEGHITGMGQIILSGAGSEEQRGSTRLQYYGTSSTASLMRFAWQRMPSRPAGTSAETRYSRLQDTSDNYGIDDFLLPPRAFADQLVKHFFDKVFNLYPFFHRPSFEAAYRNLWRAEDEPIIAAPTVLQVGLGSSAESGPKSIVFQCALNLIFALGCQFADIAPEEAEAVANSFFLRAKKFIGLDFLDINTLGVVQTLLITALFLQSSPYPSRCWHSVGNACRVAVVLGLHRSDILATLSPLESEIRRRTWHGCVMMDITLSMTYGRPSMTSHLAPVPRPDGLKTYERQEGGEEPSLMAFYNESIKLYDILDIILADIYQAWSGRLRRDQLQTSNMNLGSLDIVLRVEKELAFFEANLPPFLKWTSGPPEGLSCPESNTAISQQRNVLRARYIHLHLLLYRPIFTQLYSNRNSSCGLEMQRPLYSSMFSKCATACVTTAIDLTHLVQETYQTKATDAWWYNGFYVSTAAIVLLMAMSAPSMIDQSTLGKTRDAWKEAISILESMTTFCRSATNTLQFLQAAYHQAVPNGQQQVVVEGDASQIHQTSNSCDLPNSDPTQISTFDWEEFAESMVPGLDDLGFLTEFNFHGALE; encoded by the exons ATGCCTCTTAAAGCTGTCGACGAGGGGAAAAGGCGATCTAGAACACGCTCCAAGATCGCCTTGGCGTGTAACTCGTGtagggagaagaagatccgctGTGACGGAACAAAGCCCATATGTGGACCATGCGTGAGGCGTTCATATCGGAATGATCAGTGTGTCTATAACCCGGAAAACTCCCGGTCCACAAGCAGGGACGA ATACCTCCATGCTCTTCATCAGCGAATCAAAGACTTGGAAGATATCTGTTCAAGGGCCGGGGTAGTTGTCCACAATCCCTCAACTCCACAAAGTGGACTGCCCCTTGACTCCACCGGACACGGCGAGACGCCACCACAAGGGGCCAGCTTGTCCTCCGCTCCCCGCCATTCAGAACATGAATCTATGGGGCAGAATCCGACCCCTGTAACGTCCAATACCAGGCTGGCTCCGGCGTGCATACTGCCAGGCACTCAAGGTGAACATGACAACAGCCACACTAGGtcggcagaagaagatgctACAGATATCTATGAATCTCCATTATTTGATGAGGGCGAAGGCCACATAACGGGTATGGGCCAAATCATCCTGTCAGGGGCAGGAAGTGAAGAGCAACGGGGGTCCACCCGACTCCAATACTATGGCACTTCATCGACGGCCTCTCTCATGCGTTTTGCATGGCAAAGGATGCCCTCGCGGCCAGCAGGCACTTCAGCCGAAACACGATACAGCAGGCTTCAGGACACATCCGACAACTACGGGATCGATGATTTTTTGTTACCGCCGCGAGCGTTTGCAGATCAACTTGTAAAACACTTTTTCGATAAAGTCTTTAATCTCTACCCGTTTTTCCACCGTCCGTCCTTCGAAGCGGCCTATCGGAATCTCTGGCGCGCAGAGGACGAGCCAATCATCGCAGCTCCCACGGTTTTACAGGTTGGACTGGGCTCGAGCGCGGAGTCGGGACCTAAATCCATCGTGTTCCAGTGTGCCCTGAATTTGATCTTTGCTTTAGGCTGTCAGTTTGCAGACATTGCcccagaagaagctgaggCTGTCGCaaactctttcttccttcgagCAAAGAAATTCATCGGGCTTGATTTCTTGGACATCAACACCCTCGGCGTGGTGCAGACTTTACTGATCACAGCACTTTTTCTACAGAGCTCTCCGTATCCTAGCCGTTGCTGGCATTCTGTCGGGAACGCCTGCAGGGTGGCCGTCGTCCTCGGACTGCATAGATCAGATATTCTCGCTACATTATCACCGTTGGAGTCTGAAATTCGTAGGCGGACGTGGCATGGATGCGTGATGATGGACAT CACGTTGAGTATGACATATGGTAGACCAAGCATGACCTCACACCTGGCCCCTGTTCCCAGACCAGACGGTTTGAAAACATATGAACGTCAAGAAGGGGGCGAGGAACCTTCCTTGATGGCATTTTACAATGAGTCGATCAAGCTTTATGATATATTGGACATCATTCTAGCAGACATATACCAAGCTTGGTCTGGCCGGCTACGCCGGGATCAGCTCCAAACCTCAAACATGAACCTTGGGAGCCTCGATATTGTCCTCAGAGTCGAGAAGGAGCTGGCCTTTTTCGAAGCGAaccttcctcctttcctgaAGTGGACCTCCGGACCACCTGAAGGACTTTCTTGTCCGGAATCGAACACAGCCATTTCCCAGCAAAGGAATGTACTACGTGCCAG ATAtatccatcttcatcttctcctatACCGCCCTATCTTCACCCAACTCTATTCGAACCGAAACTCCTCATGTGGGCTAGAGATGCAAAGACCTCTCTATTCTTCCATGTTTAGCAAATGCGCGACCGCATGTGTGACGACCGCTATCGACCTCACACACCTAGTCCAAGAGACCTATCAGACGAAAGCCACTGATGCATGGTGGTACAACGGGTTCT ACGTCTCAACCGCAGCTATAGTCCTTCTAATGGCCATGTCCGCTCCGTCAATGATAGATCAATCTACTCTGGGTAAAACACGGGATGCTTGGAAAGAGGCCATAAGTATTCTGGAGTCCATGACTACATTTTGCCGCTCTGCCACCAACACTCTCCAATTTCTGCAGGCTGCTTATCATCAAGCAGTTCCCAATGGTCAACAACAGGTAGTTGTAGAGGGCGATGCCTCACAGATCCATCAAACCAGTAACTCATGTGATCTTCCGAATAGCGATCCAACCCAAATCTCCACTTTCGATTGGGAGGAATTCGCGGAGAGCATGGTACCTGGATTAGATGATTTGGGGTTCTTGACGGAGTTCAACTTTCATGGCGCCTTAGAATGA
- a CDS encoding putative cytochrome P450 (cytochrome P450 monooxygenase) has protein sequence MNVLTTLIRLPRTGAITMGASIHAHISAAANESPITAAFVSIAACLGLIFLIIQEIFKPVGKRRSPQGKKWKLPPGPQGVPIFGSLLYLQKVREDEEHRIHKDLAKYGEMTTLHLGSKTWILLNSKRVVSEIIAKRGSLTNGRSPMPIASGIVSRDGRSLLLPPAQWMEKRRVMHSLLSGTAMKQYGSWQELESTQMLAEYLFQPERWYRHHYRYANSVVHRIALGERLVKSGKELAELQDVVTHFVGSIGTSLVDWFPELDKLPRMLQPWRKHWEKLGDWNEEVYKSWWIPAREKVENGTAPPSWVRDVLLHPDTKFTGNDQEAMYVALQLLEAGSDTTREALNIFAMAALCFPDKFQKAREEVDSQCSTTKNFRLPGIDDLGNMPYICAMIKELLRWRPIFSFTPDHVLTSDMEFEGYNFPAGVGFVINEIPVCNECEDPEDFKPERWLDGHETDAAHGLWQFGGGRRICVGYRLAFQGLFINVARLVFCYNYEAAGPYDSKRLNHHKTVEPFPVKVTPRSEQHTSLILEEGARLGVLEDAKRLI, from the exons ATGAACGTGCTCACAACCCTAATCCGCCTACCTCGTACGGGAGCTATCACAATGGGAGCATCAATCCATGCACATatctctgcagctgcaaACGAAAGTCCAATTACTGCGGCTTTTGTTAGTATTGCTGCTTGCCTAGGATTAATATTCTTGATCATCCAAGAAATCTTCAAACCCGTTGGAAAGCGCAGATCACCCCAAGGCAAGAAATGGAAGCTTCCCCCTGGTCCCCAAGGGGTACCCATATTCGGCAGTCTTTTATATCTTCAAAAGGTCCGGGAGGACGAAGAGCATAGAATA CACAAGGATCTCGCGAAATATGGCGAAATGACCACGCTGCACCTAGGCTCCAAAACCTGGATTTTGCTGAACAGCAAACGCGTGGTCTCAGAAATTATCGCAAAACGCGGCTCCCTCACTAATGGACGAAGCCCGATGCCCATAGCTAGTGGGATAGTTAGCCGAGACGGGCGCTCCTTACTGCTCCCTCCTGCGCAATGGATGGAAAAACGACGTGTAATGCACTCTCTTCTGAGCGGAACCGCCATGAAGCAGTATGGCTCGTGGCAGGAGCTTGAGAGCACTCAGATGCTTGCAGAATACTTGTTCCAGCCAGAGCGGTGGTATCGCCACCATTATCGATATGCAAACTCTGTGGTTCATCGTATCGCACTGGGTGAGCGACTGGTGAAATCGGGAAAAGAGCTTGCGGAGTTACAAGACGTGGTTACTCATTTTGTTGGCAGTATTGGAACCAGCCTAGTTGACTGGTTCCCAGAACTAGATAAGCTGCCTCGTATGTTGCAGCCGTGGCGGAAGCACTGGGAGAAGCTTGGAGATTGGAATGAAGAGGTCTACAAATCATGGTGGATTCCAGCTCgagagaaggtggaaaaCGGGACAGCGCCTCCATCATGGGTACGGGACGTTCTCTTGCACCCGGATACCAAGTTCACGGGGAATGATCAGGAGGCCATGTACGTTGCTCTACAGCTCCTCGAAGCTGGATCAGACACGACAAGAGAAGCGCTCAACATCTTCGCTATGGCGGCGCTTTGTTTCCCAGACAAGTTCCAAAAGGCCAGAGAAGAGGTGGACAGCCAATGTAGCACGACAAAGAACTTCCGCCTACCTGGTATTGATGATCTGGGGAACATGCCCTATATATGCGCTATGATCAAGGAGCTCCTGCGTTGGCGGCCAATTTTCTCCTTTACCCCCGACCATGTGCTTACATCCGACATGGAATTTGAGGGTTATAATTTCCCGGCAGGCGTGGGGTTTGTGATCAACGAGATCCCGGTGTGCAACGAGTGTGAGGATCCAGAAGACTTCAAGCCTGAACGGTGGCTTGACGGACATGAAACTGACGCTGCACATGGACTTTGGCAATTTGGAGGTGGCCGTCGTATTTGCGTTGGCTATCGATTGGCGTTTCAGGGCTTATTCATCAATGTTGCTCGCTTGGTGTTCTGCTACAACTACGAAGCA GCTGGACCCTACGACTCGAAGCGTTTGAATCACCACAAGACGGTTGAGCCTTTCCCTGTCAAGGTCACTCCGAGAAGTGAGCAGCATACCAGCTTAATACTGGAGGAAGGAGCACGGCTAGGTGTGTTAGAAGATGCTAAGCGCCTAATTTGA
- a CDS encoding Alpha/Beta hydrolase protein — protein sequence MTHKPAAYRKFSFLFTLLFRILPSAAFRIPGAIVRALLKKLPLGLSIWNGFVGALMDNTPPDELQAILPSTIDTYNAWVSSNGATHAVDVLPADNSTRLLWIGPRKAKNVVLFFHGGGYVMPLSKGHLEWMAHVRKEALNAGIQLSVCILEYDLIPANPYPRQMSQGIFAFEYLIDLGYKPSEIVFGGDSAGGHLSLSLMAHLHHPRPTDHGMKNLVDLHGTVKGCFLVSPLTSFDFTTAAYQKRFNADILSRKVVHKWGDYLVENSPWLEEISAGSGWGMALDVPESWWRNFKAVDRILLTGGYEEVFSDHIQQLGNMLKRQSQGTVTLHMGNETHDTPLMDFISGRRPSETTNTITSFVISCFKG from the exons ATGACGCACAAACCGGCAGCATACaggaaattttctttcctttttacccTCTTATTCCGGATTTTGCCAAGTGCAGCATTCAGAATCCCCGGGGCCATTGTTAGGGCATTATTAAAAAAGCTGCCTCTTGGGCTATCCATATGGAATGGTTTCGTTGGAGCTTTGATGGACAACACTCCCCCAGACGAGCTTCAGGCCATTCTTCCATCCACGATTGACACCTATAATGCATGGGTGTCGTCCAATGGGGCTACTCATGCAGTAGATGTTCTGCCTGCTGACAACTCAACTCGGCTACTGTGGATTGGTCCAAGGAAGGCGAAGAATGTAGTCCTCTTTTTCCACG GGGGCGGCTATGTGATGCCCCTTTCCAAAGGGCATTTGGAATGGATGGCACACGTGAGGAAGGAGGCTCTTAATGCGGGGATTCAGCTCAGTGTGTGTATTCTAGAATACG ACTTGATCCCCGCCAATCCGTATCCAAGGCAAATGTCGCAAGGCATTTTTGCCTTCGAATATCTTATTGATTTGGGTTATAAACCATCTGAG ATTGTCTTCGGAGGTGACTCTGCAGGAGGACACCTGTCATTGAGTCTCATGgcccatctccatcatcctcGACCCACAGATCACGGAATGAAGAATCTCGTTGATCTGCATGGCACTGTTAAAGGTTGCTTCCTTGTGTCTCCTCTGACATCGTTCGATTTCACAACTGCGGCGTATCAAAAAAGGTTCAATGCCGATATTTTAAGCAGGAAGGTTGTGCATAAATGGGGAGACTACCTTGTGGAAAACTCTCCCTGGCTAGAAGAGATTTCTGCAGGTAGTGGCTGGGGAATGGCACTGGATGTGCCGGAAAGCTGGTGGCGGAATTTCAAGGCTGTTGATCGTATTCTATTGACAGGTGGTTATGAAGAGGTCTTCAGTGATCACATACAGCAGCTGGGGAATATGTTAAAAAGGCAAAGCCAAGGGACTGTGACGCTCCATATGGGCAACGAAACCCACGATACACCATTGATGGATTTCATATCAGGCAGGCGCCCGAGTGAAACGACCAACACCATTACGAGTTTTGTGATATCTTGCTTCAAAGGATAA
- a CDS encoding putative 2-amino-3-carboxymuconate-6-semialdehyde decarboxylase (unnamed protein product), which translates to MSEHTLDWVRDKAIGWSHTPPRNKIDTHHHCVPSFYAKAVEEQGGDPSGWPTPHWSSLASKLLMKRVGVKTAVLSVTAPGACIMPSRSERSQLARKLNEYSAELRDKDPESFAFFVSLPNILDTEDALAEIAYGLDTLHADGVTLFTRYGSTNTYLGHADVEPIWAELNRRGCVVFIHPTHPVDTNPVNSRLPQPSIDYPHETTRTAMDMITNKTRLKYPRCKVILSHAGGALPYIISRVTTPMSKAPDFAVSHRMGITHDQAMESFRSFHFDLALSASPQVLDMLLKMVPHDHILYGSDFPYAPITAYPAFLEALESYEMDPELRDMINFGNAMKLFPRLSTPRGGSL; encoded by the exons ATGAGCGAACACACTCTCGACTGGGTCCGAGACAAGGCGATCGGCTGGAGCCATACACCTCCAAGGAATAAGATCGACACCCACCATCATTGTGTACCTTCATTCTATGCAAAGG CGGTTGAAGAGCAAGGAGGGGATCCGAGTGGTTGGCCAACTCCTCATTGGAGTTCGCTGGCTTCCAAGCTGCTGATGAAGCGCGTGGGAGTTAAAACGGCAGTCCTTTCTGTGACAGCTCCAGGTGCTTGTATAATGCCAAGCCGTTCGGAACGATCGCAGCTGGCGAGAAAGTTGAACGAATACTCTGCCGAGCTTCGAGACAAAGACCCAGAGAGCTTCGCCTTTTTCGTGTCATTGCCCAACATTCTTGACACCGAGGATGCACTGGCGGAGATTGCATACGGATTAGATACTCTCCATGCCGACGGGGTCACACTCTTCACTCGATACGGCTCCACCAACACCTATCTTGGTCATGCTGATGTTGAACCCATTTGGGCTGAACTGAACAGGCGAGGCTGTGTGGTTTTTATTCATCCAACTCACCCCGTCGATACAAACCCCGTGAATTCAAGGCTACCGCAGCCGTCCATTGACTATCCTCATGAAACAACACGCACAGCCATGGACATGATCACCAACAAAACGCGACTCAAGTATCCCCGCTGCAAAGTTATACTGTCCCACGCAGGCGGAGCTCTACCATATATCATCTCGCGCGTGACGACTCCTATGAGCAAGGCACCAGACTTTGCAGTCTCCCATCGTATGGGAATAACACACGACCAAGCAATGGAATCATTCCGTAGCTTCCACTTCGATTTGGCCTTAAGTGCGTCACCGCAAGTCCTGGATATGCTGTTGAAGATGGTTCCCCATGACCATATTTTGTACGGGAGTGATTTCCCCTATGCGCCGATAACCGCATATCCGGCTTTTCTTGAGGCGCTGGAGTCGTATGAAATGGATCCGGAGTTGAGGGATATGATCAATTTTGGGAACGCGATGAAGCTATTTCCACGGTTGTCGACCCCAAGAGGCGGCAGTTTGTAG